In a single window of the Thunnus maccoyii chromosome 7, fThuMac1.1, whole genome shotgun sequence genome:
- the LOC121899860 gene encoding GTPase IMAP family member 8-like, with the protein MHYHQAKDSVSQSCIKHDNLSSFLVFGPNINCHFVLCLLGEKEGITLAEIRLVLIGGRWAGKSSSGNTILRKERFECGRTRTTQCEGRHEVVEGRKLTVVDVPGWSSSLSLTEIPEGEKQRFKLSASKCPPGPNAFLLVIPIDCAFSVEQRRTVEEHMKLLGQRVWRYTMVLFTCGDFLGEKTIVQHIESEGDALKWLIERCNNRYHVFNNKKSNSSQVTQLLEKIDEMVWNNNGGYYELDEQTFYIIKEKQREVAEKAEKRRRKAEEQRQKVKALIPEEMKSIPKLQVILLGSRSVGKTSIGNAIVGIKEQEDGRRTAHSVARRGVVGKTEITLVDTPGWWKGFPVFDTPEMIKEEVMRSMFLCPPGPHVFLLVIDADASFNAKHLDAVTTHMNLLGEGVWRHTTVVFTRGDWLGSNTIEEYIEGEGEALQSLVDQCGNRYHVIDNKNADDGTQITELVEKITGTVAENGWEHFVPDEQILLTIVERRKRVEEGARLRQSQVKAKRKTLRGSRNKLQELRIVMLGQKTFGKSATGNNLLRKEVFATCKSEQCQIGEADVAGRLITVIDTPGWWKELSRCTEEIDKEIVRGLTLSPLGVHVVLLVVPLDMTFREVQQVALEEHMNLFDAGVWKHAMVLFTYGDKLADRSIEEHIEREHTALQWLVDKCENRYHVLNNMRKTDMSEVTELFEKIEEMVSGNSGRLFCPDMNDIHLRIEEKIRRRQLKHVLKQRLEQEYRRRELELMMGFKEKLLELQADIRGIQVTSTKPKSLIGDMAKIKAKGIGQRKKEENIDAKLTQEIEKLDKEIMKSTVLLRSSMDILLPSFSGDSKAPSIAESSTRKMSTSNFDRVLGWLSTLQIGTNVENELTINSSGYRSVLPHDEFDCDGEADIAE; encoded by the exons ATGCATTATCATCAAGCCAAAGACTCTGTTTCACAAAGTTGTATAAAACATGACAATTTGTCTTCATTTCTGGTATTTGGTCCAAATATTAACTGCCATTTTGTCCTTTGTCTTTTAGGGGAGAAAGAGGGCATCACCCTGGCTGAGATCAGGCTCGTCCTGATTGGTGGGAGATGGGCTGGCAAAAGCTCGTCTGGCAACACCATACTTAGAAAGGAAAGGTTTGAGTGTGGCCGAACACGAACAACTCAGTGTGAAGGGAGACATGAGGTGGTCGAGGGGAGGAAGCTCACTGTGGTTGATGTTCCAGGATGGAGCAGCTCCCTCTCCCTTACAGAGATACCAGAGGGGGAGAAACAAAGATTCAAACTCAGTGCCTCAAAGTGTCCGCCTGGACCAAACGCTTTCCTCCTTGTTATTCCCATTGACTGTGCTTTCTctgtggagcagaggaggactGTTGAGGAGCACATGAAGCTGCTGGGGCAGCGAGTTTGGAGATACACCATGGTGCTGTTCACCTGTGGGGATTTCCTTGGGGAGAAAACGATAGTGCAGCACATCGAGAGCGAGGGAGACGCACTGAAGTGGTTAATCGAAAGGTGCAACAACAGGTACCACGTGTTTAATAACAAGAAGAGTAACTCATCTCAGGTCAcacagctgctggagaagaTAGATGAGATGGTGTGGAACAACAACGGCGGTTACTACGAGTTGGATGAACAGACTTTTTATATCATTAAAGAGAAGCAGCGAGAGGTGGCtgaaaaggcagaaaagagACGGAGGAAGGCCGAGGAGCaaagacagaaagtgaaagCACTCATTCCAG AAGAAATGAAGTCCATCCCAAAACTCCAGGTGATTCTCTTGGGAAGTCGAAGTGTTGGGAAAACCTCCATAGGGAACGCCATTGTAGGAATCAAAGAGCAAGAGGATGGAAGAAGAACAGCACACTCGGTGGCCCGGAGAGGTGTTGTGGGTAAAACTGAAATAACTCTTGTTGACACACCAGGTTGGTGGAAAGGCTTCCCAGTGTTTGACACTCCAGAAATGATCAAAGAGGAAGTAATGCGCAGCATGTTCCTGTGCCCCCCTGGGCCCCACGTCTTCCTGTTGGTGATAGACGCAGATGCATCCTTCAATGCCAAACACTTAGATGCAGTGACAACACACATGAATCTTCTCGGAGAAGGAGTGTGGAGACACACCACTGTAGTTTTCACCAGAGGGGACTGGCTGGGATCAAACACCATAGAGGAGTACATTGAGGGCGAGGGAGAAGCCTTACAGTCTCTGGTGGATCAATGTGGTAACAGATATCATGTCATTGATAACAAGAATGCAGATGATGGTACTCAGATCACAGAGCTGGTAGAGAAAATCACCGGTACTGTAGCTGAAAATGGTTGGGAGCACTTTGTTCCAGATGAGCAGATCCTTTTGACCATtgtggagagaagaaaaagagtgGAAGAAGGAGCAAGACTGAGGCAAAGTCAAGTTAAGGCCAAAAGAAAAACCCTCAGAG GTTCCAGAAATAAGTTACAAGAGCTGAGGATTGTGATGCTTGGTCAAAAGACATTTGGAAAGAGTGCAACAGGTAATAACCTCCTGCGCAAAGAAGTGTTCGCTACCTGTAAGAGTGAGCAGTGTCAGATAGGAGAGGCGGACGTTGCTGGCAGACTGATCACAGTGATCGACACCCCGGGCTGGTGGAAGGAGCTGTCCCGCTGCACTGAAGAGATTGACAAAGAAATTGTCAGAGGTTTGACGCTGAGCCCGTTAGGGGTTCACGTTGTTCTGCTGGTTGTTCCCTTGGACATGACATTCAGAGAAGTTCAGCAGGTCGCCCTGGAGGAACACATGAACCTCTTTGATGCTGGTGTATGGAAACATGCCATGGTTCTGTTCACATACGGAGACAAACTGGCAGATAGATCCATAGAGGAGCACATTGAGAGGGAGCACACTGCTCTCCAGTGGTTGGTGGACAAGTGTGAGAACAGATACCATGTCCTGAACAATATGAGGAAAACAGATATGAGTGAGGTTACCGAGCTGTTTGAGAAGATAGAGGAAATGGTGTCAGGGAACAGCGGCCGGCTCTTCTGCCCTGACATGAATGACATCCACCTGAGGATTGAGGAGAAGATCAGGAGGCGgcagctcaaacatgtattgAAGCAACGACTGGAGCAGGAGTACAGGaggagagagctggagctgatGATGGGCTTCAAGGAAAAACTCCTCGAGCTGCAAGCTGACATCAGGGGAATACAAGTGACAAGTACCAAACCAAAGTCACTGA TTGGTGACATGGCCAAAATCAAAGCAAAGGGAATTGGTCAaaggaagaaggaggaaaacataGATGCAAAATTGACTCAGGAAATTGAAAAGCTGGATAAGGAAATTatgaaatccacagtccttcttcGGAGCAGCATGGACATCTTGCTCCCtagct TTAGCGGAGACAGTAAAGCACCATCCATCGCTGAGTCTTCAACCAGGAAAATGTCAACCAGTAACTTTGATAGAGTTCTGGGTTGGCTGTCCACACTTCAGATCGGCACAAATGTAGAGAATGAGCTGACCATCAACTCCTCAGGATACAGATCTGTGCTACCACACGATGAGTTTGACTGCGACGGGGAAGCTGATATTGCTGAATGA
- the rabggta gene encoding geranylgeranyl transferase type-2 subunit alpha: MHGRVKIKTTAQQEEEKRKEREKKLKIYVAARDACFAKRKQGIWDDEALQLTQQLLSSNPDFATLWNYRREILMHLETVKDQDEVQKIYEAELSFLESCLKMNPKSYGSWHHRGWVSARLPRPDWARELSLCDRCLSLDDRNFHCWDYRRMVVKMSGVPVDQELGFTDCLIGSNFSNYSSWHYRSTLLPLLHPESPEPPSPCHKPPQSSPPPSPQTHSHRVCEEQLLKEYELVQNAFFTDPNDQSAWFYYRWLLGRAEREEMISCVYVSRDEERVAVAFSRPVNAQSVGLMLVLDGQPQRVEWRSVHPRFKHSPVWICDLPPGTTSDITNEHNLTVHWTEKHTHRDCALYTGRSESWCRDSATDQELFRSELSVEKTSVLQSELQSCNQLQELEPLNKWCLLTIILLMRALDPLGYEKETLAHFQTLKEVDSMRSAYYSDLCSKFMIENTILKMEYAEVRVFSISDKNLTTLCHLDQLLLVTHINLSSNKLQRLPPQFAMLQCLEVLEADNNCIENLEGVYHLPKLEEVLLKNNKISTLADLQPLASCPKLKRLDLRGNPVTQTANIESQLAELLPSVTDLLL; the protein is encoded by the exons ATG CACGGCAGAGTAAAGATTAAAACCACCGCccagcaggaggaagagaaaagaaaggagcGGGAGAAGAAACTGAAGATATATGTGGCTGCACGGGATGCCTGTTTTGCTAAG AGGAAGCAGGGTATTTGGGATGATGAGGCCCTCCAGTTGACCCAGCAGTTGCTATCATCCAATCCTGACTTTGCAACCCTCtggaactacagaagagagaTCCTAATGCACCTGGAGACCGTGAA AGACCAAGACGAAGTGCAAAAGATTTACGAGGCTGAGCTATCATTTCTGGAGTCTTGCCTGAAGATGAATCCCAAGTCCTACGGCAGCTGGCACCATCGAGGTTGGGTCTCAGCCCGCTTGCCTCGACCGGACTGGGCTCGAGAGCTGAGCCTGTGTGATCGCTGCCTCAGCCTGGACGACCGCAACT TTCACTGCTGGGATTATCGCCGGATGGTAGTGAAGATGTCTGGCGTGCCCGTGGATCAGGAGTTGGGGTTTACTGATTGTCTTATTGGCTCCAATTTTTCCAACTACTCCAGCTGGCATTACCGTAGCACCCTACTGCCACTGCTCCACCCGGAGTCCCCCGAACCTCCCTCGCCTTGCCATAAGCCTCCCCAGTCCTCCCCTCCACCTTCTCCGCAAACCCACTCCCATCGCGTCTGTGAGGAGCAGCTACTGAAAG AATATGAGCTTGTACAAAATGCTTTCTTCACCGACCCCAACGACCAGAGCGCTTGGTTCTACTATCGTTGGTTGCTAGGCAGAG CGGAACGTGAAGAGATGATAAGCTGCGTGTATGTCAGTCGGGATGAGGAGAGAGTGGCTGTTGCCTTCTCTAGGCCTGTCAAT GCGCAGTCGGTTGGGTTGATGCTGGTGCTCGACGGTCAGCCCCAGAGAGTGGAGTGGAGGAGTGTCCATCCTCGCTTTAAACACAGCCCTGTCTGG ATCTGTGACCTTCCTCCTGGAACGACCAGCGACATCACAAATGAGCACAATCTGACTGTGCACtggactgaaaaacacactcatAGAGACTGTGCTCTGTATACAG GTCGAAGCGAGAGTTGGTGTCGCGACTCTGCCACTGATCAGGAACTTTTCAG GAGTGAACTCTCAGTAGAGAAGACCTCAGTGTTACAGTCTGAGCTACAATCATGTAACCAGCTACAAGAACTGGAGCCACTTAATAAGT GGTGCTTACTGACCATTATCCTCCTGATGAGGGCGCTAGACCCCCTGGGATATGAAAAGGAGACACTTGCTCATTTCCAAACACTCAAG GAAGTGGATTCCATGCGCTCTGCCTATTACAGTGACCTGTGCAGCAAGTTTATGATTGAAAACACTATTCTGAAAATGGAGTATGCTGAAGTACGCGTCTTCAGTATTTCTGACAAG AACTTGACCACTTTATGCCACCTGGACCAGCTGCTATTGGTTACCCACATCAATCTGTCCTCCAATAAGCTTCAGCGGCTTCCTCCTCAGTTTGCCATGTTGCAGTGCCTGGAG GTCTTGGAGGCTGATAACAACTGCATAGAAAACCTGGAAGGAGTGTATCACCTTCCCAAACTGGAGGAGGTCCTCTTGAAGAACAACA AAATATCTACACTGGCAGATCTTCAGCCGCTGGCCTCCTGCCCCAAGCTGAAACGCCTCGATCTCCGTGGCAACCCTGTCACTCAGACCGCCAACATCGAGTCGCAATTAGCCGAGCTGCTCCCCTCAGTCACAGACCTCCTGCTCTGA